DNA from Homo sapiens chromosome 1, GRCh38.p14 Primary Assembly:
ACTTCGAGGTCCCGCTTCCCACCTAGGGAGAGAGGAGACCCAGGAGATTCGAGCGGCCAGGAGGTGAGAGGCCTGGGTGGAAGAGGTGGGCCTTGGGCAAGGTGGGGGCTTAGCATGAAGGAAAGGGGAGCACGGGTGGCTTCAGAGGGCTTGTCTTTGGTGCCAGGAAGTAAACTGGGGAAACAGGGTCAGAGGTGGTCAGAGCTGTGCCCCCACATCTGAAACACCTTCTCAGGTCCCGGCTTCGAGACCCCATCAAGCCAGGAATGTTCGGTTATGGGAGAGTGCCCTTTGCATTGCCACTGCACCGGAACCGCAGGCACCCTCGGAGCCCACCCAGATCTGAGCTGTCCCTGATCTCTTCTAGAGGGGAAGAGGCTATTCCGTCCCCTACTCCAAGAGCAGAGCCATTCTCCGCAAACGGCAGCCCCCAAACTGAGCTCCCTCCCACAGAACTGTCTGTCCACACCCCATCCCCCCAAGCAGAACCTCTAAGCCCTGAAACTGCTCAGACAGAGGTGGCCCCCAGAACCAGGCCTGCCCCCCTACGGCATCACCCCAGAGCCCAGGCCTCTGGCACAGAGCCCCCCTCACCCACGCACTCCTTAGGAGAAGGTGGCTTCTTCCGTGCATCCCCTCAGCCACGAAGGCCAAGTTCCCAGGGTTGGGCCAGTCCCCAGGTAGCAGGGAGACGCCCTGATCCTTTTCCTTCGGTCCCTCGGGGCCGAGGCCAGCAGGGCCAAGGGCCTTGGGGAACGGGGGGGACTCCTCACGGGCCCCGCCTGGAGCCTGACCCTCAGCACCCGGGCGCCTGGCTGCCCCTGCTGAGCAACGGCCCCCATGCCAGCTCCCTCTGGAGCCTCTTTGCTCCCAGTAGCCCTATTCCAAGATGTTCTGGGGAGAGTGAACAGCTAAGAGCCTGCAGCCAAGCGGTGAGTCTCCTCGGGCCTCCCCTCCCAACCCCGACCTCCAGTGTGGCTTCCCTGCCCTGAAGCTGGGTCTTCAGCTTCCGCTTGGCACCTGAGGGAGAAGGGCCTTGGCATCTGACCACCTCAGGGCAGGGGTCTTGGAGCTCTTCCGCTGACCTGAGCCTCCCACCTGCTCCCCAGGTTCAGCCCTGCCCCTACCCTCATTTTGCTCCCCAGCTCTGACTCCTTTGTACCCCTCACCGCAGCCCTGCCCCCCTGAGCAGCCAGACCCCCGGGCCCTGCAGTGCGCAGCCTTTAACTCCCAGGAATTCATGGGCCAGCTGTATCAGTGGGAGCCCTTCACTGAAGGTGAGGTTTCTTGCTCACCCCTGGGCAGTGGTGGCTTGGAATTGGGGATGAAGGGGAGAGGAGATACCTGCTTACTCCCAGCCCTGAATGACTTCCAGCCCCTCTGCTTCCCCTGCGCCatgccttctttcttctccctgggGCTGGGTCAGGAGACAGCACAGGTGGTGAGTGGTCTGCAGAAGGGtcggggtgggaggaggaggtgtgGGAGACACGCTTTGTCCGGACTCCCCTGGGAAGGCCATCACTGGGGGTCAGGTGGCTGTGACACAAGAGGGCCATGGTGGGAGAGATCCTGTCCAGCCGTGACAGCCAGGTGGGGGTGTGCCACGCATCCTGGGCACTGTCGTATCGGTTGCTCCCAGGTTACCATCCGCTTCATTTTAGGCCTGTGTTAACTTGACACCGGGATAAGCACTCAAGAGCTCTGAACACACAGAATCATGGGCATCAGGGATTGCTCCTCTCTCAGTTCAGAGTCCCCTTGATGGTCTCGGTGACCTCAACTGACCtgaccacctttttttttttttttctgagacagagtctcactctgtcacccaggctggagtacagtggcacgatctcagctcactgcaacctctgcttcctgggttcaagcaattctcctgcctcagcctcccgagtagctgggactacaggcatgtgccaccacgcctggctaatttttgtatttgtagtggagatggggtttcaccacgttggccaggctggtcttgaactcctgaccgaatgatgcacccacctcggcctcccagagtgctgggattacaggcatgagccactgcgcccggccctgaccACCTCAGCTTGTGCTGTTGTCACATTTCCTTCATCCACAGTGACCTGGGCAACCTCAAGGTGCCCCCTCTGGGGCCTCTCTCAGCTAACCTCCCACCAGGGAGCCCACTAACCACCCTTCTACCCTGTCCCTTAGTCCAGGGCTCCCAGCGCTGTGAACTGAACTGCCGGCCCCGTGGCTTCCGCTTCTATGTCCGTCACACTGAAAAGGTCCAGGATGGGACCCTGTGTCAGCCTGGAGCCCCTGACATCTGTGTGGCTGGACGCTGTCTGGTGAGGgaagacagtgtgtgtgtgcacacacacatgcatatgcacacagacacatgcccccatatgcatacacatgtacacacatatgtatgaacacatgcacacatgcaagcacatacacacacgcatatgcgcacagacacatgcacacacgcacacacacacacgcacacacacgcatatgcacacacatgcacatgcatatgcagacacatgcatgcacatgtgcacacgtgcatgaacacatgcacacacacgtatgcagacacatgcacacacatgtagacacacatgcatgaacacatgcacacatgcacacacacgtatttGCACAGTctcaattcaacaacaaaacaCCATACTGAGATCACTGAGGGAGAATTCTCACCTGCCAAGCTGCGCTGAGCAGAGCCTGAAGGATCTGATCGGGCACCTGTCCATGTCCCTGGGTCTGGCTGGGGATGGTGGGGCTGTTTTTGTGCTCTCACTTGTGGCACAAAAAGCAGGGTAGTGAGCTGAGGCTCCCGAGGGGACCGGGGTGGGGTTGAGGTGGTGTCTGGCGTTCTGTGGCCACTGCCTCACCTCACTCTCTCCAGAGCCCCGGCTGTGATGGGATCCTTGGCTCTGGCAGGCGTCCTGATGGCTGTGGAGTCTGTGGGGGTGATGATTCTACCTGTCGCCTTGTTTCGGGGAACCTCACTGACCGAGGGGGCCCCCTGGGCTATCAGAAGATCTTGTGGATTCCAGCGGGAGCCTTGCGGCTCCAGATTGCCCAGCTCCGGCCTAGCTCCAACTACCTGGGTGAGCACCcagctgcctccccttccacttcCGTCTCTGTTCGGCCCTCCATACCCCTACTCAGAGCAGTGAGCAAGCCAAACAGGGGGAAGTCCAGGGCCTAGCCCCTCCCCTCGTGGAAGGAGTGAGGAAGCTGAGAGGGCTTGGGGGGATCTTAGGTTCTGGTGGGAGCTTCTATAGGCTAAGGACACGGTGTGGGAGGAGGAAGGTATTATCACCCTGGAATTTCCCGATCTCTCACCTCTGACCCGCAGCACTTCGTGGCCCTGGGGGCCGGTCCATCATCAATGGGAACTGGGCTGTGGATCCCCCTGGGTCCTACAGGGCCGGCGGGACCGTCTTTCGATATAACCGTCCTCCCAGGGAGGAGGGCAAAGGGGAGAGTCTGTCGGCTGAAGGCCCCACCACCCAGCCTGTGGATGTCTATGTGAGCCTGGGGCCAGGGGCAGCTGAATGCTGGGGAGGGAGGCTGTTCCCTCTGGGCAGAGCTGTGGTTGTCAAGATGGGAGAGAGAGCTGGTGGCATCCTCTTCTGGCCACCCCCACATATTCATTATCTTCTCTTCTCCCCAGATGATCTTTCAGGAGGAAAACCCAGGCGTTTTTTATCAGTATGTCATCTCTTCACCTCCTCCAATCCTTGAGAACCCCACCCCAGAGCCCCCTGTCCCCCAGCTTCAGCCGGGTAAGACTCTGACCCCTGCActtggaaggaggagggagaggctgcagggCTGGCTCGGGGCAGTGGGGTGGCATCTGATTCGCCTGCTCCCCTGCACAGAGATTCTGAGGGTGGAGCCCCCACTTGCTCCGGCACCCCGCCCAGCCCGGACCCCAGGCACCCTCCAGCGTCAGGTGCGGATCCCCCAGATGCCCGCCCCGCCCCATCCCAGGACACCCCTGGggtctccagctgcgtactggaaACGAGTGGGACACTCTGCATGCTCAGCGTCCTGCGGGAAAGGTGAGACATCACAGTGCGTTCCCCGCATCTCGGTCCAAACCCCCCAACTGACACTCCCGCATCCTGGATTGTGGGGCCACGCCCGACCCTGCGTCTGGGACACCACTGAGCTTGGGCTCtagcctcctgcctccctggctgCCTTCTCACCCACTCAGGTGTCTGGCGCCCCATTTTCCTCTGCATCTCCCGTGAGTCGGGAGAGGAACTGGATGAACGCAGCTGTGCCGCGGGTGCCAGGCCCCCAGCCTCCCCTGAACCCTGCCACGGCACCCCATGCCCCCCATAGTGAGTATGGGGGAGCCCACGGGGAGGGTTAGGGTACTGGAAACACAGCAGTTGCCCCCAGAATCTTACCTGAACTCTGCACTCAACGCAACATCTCCTGGCTGCAGAGAGACAACATTAGATTAGAAAGGCAGACATTCGGTAGGCAGCAAGAAAGCCATGGCAGGCTGAGCCCCCCAGGAACCCAGACTCCAAACGCCAAACGTGCCCACTCTCCTCTGAGGCCCCCACGTCCAGTGTGTCTTCCATCTCTGCTGCCACGGCAGCCCCACACATCTCATCTATGTCTCCGCCTCTTCCCTGCCCTGCTGGTGCCTGCAGCTGGGAGGCTGGCGAGTGGACATCCTGCAGCCGCTCCTGTGGCCCCGGCACCCAGCACCGCCAGCTGCAGTGCCGGCAGGAATTTGGGGGGGGTGGCTCCTCGGTGCCCCCGGAGCGCTGTGGACATCTCCCCCGGCCCAACATCACCCAGTCTTGCCAGCTGCGCCTCTGTGGCCATTGGGAAGTTGGCTCTCCTTGGAGCCAGGTGAGTTTGCCCAGGCAAGGAGGTGCTGGGGAGGGGAATGGGCACAGGTGAACAACAGCAGTGgtttttcaacttctttttcaTCAGCAGAAACTATTTACAAACAGGGTTTCATATGGACCCCCAATATAGAAGTCAGATAAGGGACTGAACCAGGGACTGGGGGCCCAGGGCCCTAGGGCTCAGCCTCCTCCTCAGCCCACGAAGCCATGTGACTGCTGGGCTGGGGATCGAAGGCAGAGCCTGGTTCTGAAGCCTAGAGCTGGAAGCTGGCTGAGAAGGTCTGGGAAGCCCAGCTCCCTGGATTCCCCTCGCCCCCTCAGTGCTCCGTGCGGTGCGGCCGGGGCCAGAGAAGCCGGCAGGTTCGCTGTGTTGGGAACAATGGTGATGAAGTGAGCGAGCAGGAGTGTGCGTCAGGCCCCCCGCAGCCCCCCAGCAGAGAGGCCTGTGACATGGGGCCCTGTACTACTGCCTGGTTCCACAGCGACTGGAGCTCCAAGGTGAGCCCGGAACCCCCAGCCATATCCTGCATCCTGGGTAACCACGCCCAGGACACCTCAGCCTTTCCAGCATAGCTCAATAAACTTGTATTGATCAAGCGCCTGCTATATGCCTGACCCTGGGAACTCAGAGATAAGTGAGAACAACTTCCATGAGGGGCCCGGCTAGGATTCCTCGTCCGGGCCTGGTACCCGGGGACATTCCCAACCACCCAGGATTCGGACCCAGGATGCGTCCCTCCCTGCCCCCCTACTGTCCCTTGTGCCAGTCACCAGCAGGCCCCTCACACAGGCCGCTCTCCTCCTCCGCAGTGCTCAGCCGAGTGTGGGACGGGAATCCAGCGGCGCTCTGTGGTCTGCCTTGGGAGTGGGGCAGCCCTCGGGCCAGGCCAGGGGGAAGCAGGAGCAGGAACTGGGCAGAGCTGTCCAACAGGAAGCCGGCCCCCTGACATGCGCGCCTGCAGCCTGGGGCCCTGTGAGAGAACTTGGCGCTGGTACACAGGGCCCTGGGGTGAGGTAAGCTGAGCGCCTGCTGAGAGCAGGAAGGGGGTGCCAGTCCCAGTGGGATTCCTTGTGGGCACTTGGGGTGCTCtctgtcctcccctcccctcatcaCCCTGCCCTCCCCCTACACTAGTGCTCCTCCGAATGTGGCTCTGGCACACAGCGTAGAGACATCATCTGTGTATCCAAACTGGGGACGGAGTTCAACGTGACTTCTCCGAGCAACTGTTCTCACCTCCCCAGGCCCCCTGCCCTGCAGCCCTGTCAAGGGCAGGCCTGCCAGGACCGATGGTTTTCCACGCCCTGGAGCCCAGTGAGTGTCTGGCTGCGCTGTCCTGCCCTGCTCAGCCTGGGCCCCTAGGGGAGGGGAGCTCCTCTCGCTGTACCCCCTCCAGGTCTCTCTGTGCCCCAGAATAAGCCCAGCCAAGCGTTACCACTGTCCTACTTCTTATAGACTTGGAGGAAAGATGGGCCCTCTCCATTTGGGATTTCACAATGTCCTAGGAGGGTCCCCACCACCACCTTTTGGGGAGAGAGGTGGCAGCCAGGGGTTAAGGAGAATCCCGGGCCTGGCAAAGGTCTGATATGATGGCTGGGGTCGCCCCAGTGTTCTCGCTCCTGCCAAGGGGGAACGCAGACACGGGAGGTCCAGTGCCTGAGCACCAACCAGACCCTCAGCACCCGATGCCCTCCTCAACTGCGGCCCTCCAGGAAGCGCCCCTGTAACAGCCAACCCTGCAGCCAGCGCCCTGGTAAAGAGCCCCCTCTCCCCAATCCCCAATACAGTGGATTAGCTGAAGTATGGGAGGAGATGAGAAAGGACCAGTGGGAATGGGCAGCACACCCATTCCCAGACGGGTGGGTCCTGGTGACTCTCTTGTGCCCACTGGCCTCCTCTGTCCCCAGATGATCAATGCAAGGACAGCTCTCCACATTGCCCCCTGGTGGTACAGGCCCGGCTCTGCGTCTACCCCTACTACACAGCCACCTGTTGCCGCTCTTGCGCACATGTCCTGGAGCGGTCTCCCCAGGATCCCTCCTGAAAGGGGTCCGGGGCACCTTCACGGTTTTCTGTGCCACCATCGGTCACCCATTGATCGGCCCACTCTGAACCCCCTGGCTCTCCAGCCTGTCCCAGTCTCAGCAGGGATGTCCTCCAGGTGACAGAGGGTGGCAAGGTGACTGACACAAAGTGACTTTCAGGGCTGTGGTCAGGCCCATGTGGTGGTGTGATGGGTGTGTGCACATATGCCTCAGGTGTGCTTTTGGGACTGCATGGATATGTGTGTGCTCAAACGTGTATCACTTTTCAAAAAGAGGTTACACAGACTGAGAAGGACAAGACCTGTTTCCTTGAGACTTTCCTAGGTGGAAAGGAAAGCAAGTCTGCAGTTCCTTGCTAATCTGAGCTACTTAGAGTGTGGTCTCCCCACCAACTCCAGTTTTGTGCCCTAAGCCTCATTTCTCATGTTCAGACCTCACATCTTCTAAGCCGCCCTGTGTCTCTGACCCCTTCTCATTTGCCTAGTAtctctgcccctgcctccctAATTAGCTAGGGCTGGGGTCAGCCACTGCCAATCCTGCCTTACTcaggaaggcaggaggaaagaGACTGCCTCTCCAGAGCAAGGCCCAGCTGGGCAGAGGGTGAAAAAGAGAAATGTGAGCATCCGCTCCCCCACCACCCCGCCCAGCCCCTAGCCCCACTCCCTGCCTCCTGAAATGGTTCCCACCcagaactaatttattttttattaaagatggTCATGACAAATGAGAAATGAGCTCTTCCTTGTCGGCTATGGACCCCTCAGCAGTGTGAAGGCAGAAGGTAGGGTGGGCAGGGGAACAGCATTAGAGCCCAGGAGAGTTTGGGTCAGAGAATCCCCGCCAGCCCCAGGCCCTGCAGGCTGGTCATGGGCCACTAGAGGTCACCAGTTCTCCCATTTGAGGTGTGGGGCGCTGGGTTCCAGAGCTGAAGGAAGGGCTGCGCGGCCGCGGTGCGCTTTTTGGTGGGTCGAGTCTCTCTGGGAAGTCTCCGGGTATCTGCGCCTTTCCGCTGGGGCCTGAGCGAAGGGCAGTTGGCTTGTCGAAGCTCTTTTTTCCTGTTCCCTTTCTCTAGCCCTGCCTTCTGTCTCCCTTTCTGCCGTACGCATATCCCTACGCTCTGGGGCTTCTTctggggtggggaaagggaagggattCCTGCCCCGAGCCCTtcccctggaggaggaggagcccgGCCCGGCTCCAGGGCCCTGGgcggggctgagggaggagcGGGGCAGCACTGGATGTCCTGCCAAAGCCACATTCCTCAGAGATGGCTCAGCCtggcctccttcctcctcctactCGCTTCTCTCAAGGTAGAGAACTTGCTAGAGGCGGCCTGAGAGGGGCAGGCCTTTGCCATCACATCCTCTCCCAGACCCCTGCCATTCGGAGACTGAGGCCGAGTCTCTCCTGGAAGCCGGGCTGCCCAGGAGGGGCGGTGCCGCAGGAGCGCCCCCGCTCGCGACTCCACAAGCCCAGCTGAGCACGGCCGGGAATACGGGGCCTGCGGAAACAGTGAACTCAGTGGCTGCTGTTTTCTGAGCACCTGAACCCTGTGGGGGACGACAGAGTTGCCCGAGGCGGCAGGATGTCCCCACACTCGCGGTCCCCCGCACATCTTCCTGTTGCTTTGGGACTCGGGCTTTCTCTGGGTTGAAAGTGGCTGAGAAGGAAGAATTTGGACATCTTAAGAGGAGAGCGAGTGGGGAAGGAGGCAAAAGGGAATGGAGAAGGAAGATAAAACTGACGTCAGCCCAGGGCAGGGAGCGAGGAAAGGGGGCCACAAGGAAAGCCCAGTTCCAACGTCTCTGCTGAGCCTAAAGAGGCCTCAGCAGGGAATCACAGATGTGGGGGGCCAGGGAAACGGGATCCGAGCCCGCCCAGTAGGTATAGAAGGCCGAAGGCAGAGTCCTGAGACccagggaggggtggggtggaggctggggcCCTCCCAGCGATTCCTGGAAGCCCAGAGCTGGGCGGTGCCGGCTCAGCTGACTTCCCCGAAGCTCCCCTCCCTCTGCTCAGGGCTGTTGCTGGGCAGGTTTGGCGTTTGCCCTGAGCCTGAGAACCAATCGCAGGTGGAGGTGCGGTCGCAGCCCCTCGCAGGGCTCCCCGGCTTCAGCAccccctttctctttctgcccGCCCATGAGCTCCCTCTCGGCCTCCAGCCTCTGACCTCTCAGGAGGTGGGCTCTCCTCTGGGGGTCTGCTCCCTTTCCCCTCTTATTTTAGAGCTAGGACTCAGTGCAGCCCCTAAGGATTCCTTCCTCTGGTCACTGAGGTCATTATGGGGTCAATGCGGAAGTTCTCAGGAAAGGGAACCCGACCCCAAGCAATCCCTTTTCTTGGCCCCGTAGAGGGGAGTAGTGTGGCCAGACACCTGTTCGCTGACCTCTGAAACCCTCTGGGGGGACTTGGGAGAGCAGAAGCTGCAGCCTGAGGGCAGAGGAATGTGGGGAGGGCCCCTGGGTTTGGTGCACTAGTGGGAATTTAGGGAAGGACTCAGAGGAACTGGACCCCTGAGAATTGAGATGAGGGTGGGGTGGTGATAGGAACAAACTTGATATGCACAAGAGAGATCAAGCATGCAAAAGGCCTGCAAATTGTTGAGGATGCCTCCTTTCTGAGGgtgtgctgggggagggggtTGTGGTTTGAGTATCAGTGACACTAGGGGTGATCTGTGCTCTCACAAGTTCAGCTGGGTCAGgattcctctcccctccccctcccagctTCCCCAGGGTAAATACCCACCCAATTTAAGTTGCAGCTTTTGGACTAAATTTAGCTCCTGGacttccccaacccccaggcctcCCTGTAAGCAGGTGCTCACAGCTGCAGCATGGGTCTGGTGGAGAGTTTGAACCTTCTCCTCACCTCCACTCATCCAGATTCCACCTTTCTGGTAACTAGGAGTGAAGCAGAGCACAGGAATCCAGTGGCTGGCCCAGGGCATAAGTGTCTCAGCCTTAAGCCACCTTCTCCCAGGAAACCTGTAAGAGAAGAGCTCTGGTGGGAGACTCTAGATGGACATGGAGGGTGGTGGGGTGTAGAGAGAACAAGATGCCAGGAGAGCCTCCCTCCAGATTCTCTCCAGCCAGACCCTCTCTCATTCCTTGCTCTCCCCTTGTCCCCAGGTTTACAAATAGAGACTTCATGTTAGCATCTTCCCCACCAGAGTAAACTGACCCAGGAAGCCCTCTCCTCTCTTTGAACCATGGAGAATCATGCTACCGTAGAAATTATGGTTTGGGGAGGTGTGTGTTTCAAGTAGAGGTGGTTTGCCACAGGTAGGTGATGAAGAGCTGTCAGCTTTAAAGGGCAGAGACACCGTCTAAAGGAAGTAGAAAGCCTCAGGAAAGTACCTAAGTCTAAGTCTGTCaacaagagacagaaaaagtTTGGGTTAACCTCAAAGTAGCCAGCATAAACCCTGAATCTGACTTTTGGGCTTCCTGACCTAGGAGACTGGGAAAACTCAAGAGGGTGTTTCAGGGCTGAGTCTGAAGGAAGAAAGGATTTGAGGGAGGAATGTATAAGATTAGTCCAAAACAAGGTATGCACGAGATATGGCAGTCAGATGCCAGGGAGCCATCAGCTCTGCCAGCTGAAGGGGAGGTGCAGAGTTGGCTGGAAGCTGGCCAGAGCAGAGCATTTCTCCTGTGAGCACTGGAGAGCTGTGCTGAGAGGCCTGGGAAGAGCCCTGTGCTGGGGGAGGAAGGCTAGGTTGGGTCGGCATGTTTGTGTGCTGTACTCTTCTGAGCCTTACCTGAATCTCTTGAGATAGCTCCACTGAACTTTGagtgaagaggaaaagaaactgGGGGAAAGAGGGTGGGATTATAAAAAAAGGAGCAGACTGTACCCCTGGGATCCCTAGGCTAAAAGGCCCTCCCCTTGATGAGACAGGCAGAGATCATCTCCCCTGGAACAAGGTCACCCTTCCTCTCTCCCATCGCTACATTCCTCTCCTCCTTACTGTTGACTATTGGTTGCCTGCCTCTTTCATCACAAAATGAGACTCCTCTTTAGCTTTAGTAGAGGGTTGGGCAAACTTTTTCTCTACAGGAGTAGATGATAAATATGTTAGGCTTTGCAGGACCTATCATCTCTGTTGCAGCTTCTCTACTGTAGCAGCacaaagcagccatagacaataagtaaacaaatgggCGTAGCTGTGTTCCAATCAGACTTGTGAcactaaagttttaaatttttctttttttttttttgagacaggatcttgctttgttgcccagggtagagtgcggGGGTggggcgcaatcatagctcactgcagttttgacctccagggctctagccatcctcctgcctcagcctcccaagtagctgggaccacaggtgcaggtcaccacacccagctaattaaaaaatttttttttgtagagacaaggtctcactgtgttgcccaggctggtcctgaactactaggctcaagcagttctcccacctcagcctcccaaagtgctggaattacaggcatgagccactgtgcccggcccatttttttcaaccatttaaaaataccaaaatgatTCTTAGCTTGTGggccatacaaaaacaggcagcagggcAAATTTGGCAGGGAGGTGGTTTCTGACCCTGGGGATTTTTCCTAACTGGTGACTTCTGCTCTGCCTAGCCATAGAAAGTCCtgtttgtgtctcttccaggcctCAAAATACAGCTGTAGAACCTTTTAATTCAACATACTCTACTGATGCCTGGTTCTTAATTGCTTCTCCTAGGGAATTTAAGGACTTGAAAATGGTTAATAGAGTAAACCCTTAAGGGACAGTCCTGAAACTCCTTCTATTTGTGTAGTGCTTTAAGGTAAAAGCACAAAGCACGTGTATCAATAGTCTCTCTTTAAATCTTTGCGGTAATAAGATAGCTGACAGTATCGTTAAGTCCTGTTTATAGGGGAGAAAATTAAGGCTTCAGATCtagtttcttcacttttttttttttttttagatggagttttgctcttgttgcccaggctggggtgcaatggtgtgatctcggctcactgcaacctccgcctcccgggttcaagcaattctactcactcagcctcccaagtagctgggactacaggcatgtgtcaccacgcctggctaatgttgtatttttaatagagacagggtttcaccatgttggtcagggtggtctcgaactcctgacctcaagtgatccactcgcctcggcctcccgaagtgttggcattacaggcaccacgcctggccaaaaacacttttaaaaatttatttttggttagacacggtggctcacgcctgtaatcccagcactttaagagaggccaaggcagggagatcacctaagtccaggagttgaagaccatcctggccaacacagtgagaccctgtttccatttatgtaaaaataaaagaatttttaaaaattatatgtatatttttaagagacagggtctcactatgttgcctaggctagacttgaactcctaagctcaagcaatcctcccgcctcagcttcttgaatagCTGGGCCTATGGGGTGCctggcttccttcttttctcttttttttttttttttttttgagacagggtcttgctgtgtcatcaggctgaaatgcagtggcacaatcacagctcactgcagcctcaacttcctaggctcaagtgatcctcctgcctcagtctccctagtagctacGACTACTGGCCATGAGCCTTCTATTACTCAGTTTCATTCACACGGGGCATCttgttatcaaaataattttggcCTCAATGATCCAAACCttgaatagttttttgttttgttttgttttgttttgttttgagacagagtctcgcttggtcacccaggctggagtgcagtggtgcaatttcggatcactgcaacctcctggcttcaagtgattctcctgcctcagcctcctgagtagctgggactacaggcacgcaccatcatgcctggctaatttttgtatttttaatagagaaggggtttcgccatgttggccaggctggtcttgagctcctggcctcaagtgatctgcctgccttggcctcccaaagtgctgggattacaggcatgagccactgtgcccagcccaaacctTGAATAGTTTTAAGTgttcttgctgttttttttcaaatgtctttcaGGACTTTTCAGCTAAAATTCTGTTTAAACTTTTTCAGACTTTCAAGAAATTAGAAATGCTTTCAAATTCATGATAGTTTTGTGTCATTTATACCCAATCCAGACTTATTTAGACCAAACAGCCTTTTTTTCCTACCagtgttttccaatttttatcttaagaggcagggtcttgctatgttgcccatgctggagggcggtggctattcacaggtgcaattcTACTACTGAtgagcacaggagttttgacCAGCTCTATTTCCAACGTAGGCaggttcacccctccttaggcaacctggtggtcccccaCTCCCAAGAAGTCACCATATTGATGCGGAACTTAGCATGAACACCAGATCAACATAGCGCACTATAGCcctgaactccagggctcaagtgattcttctgccttagcctccagaatatctgggactacaagcgcgtgcaactgcgcctggccaattttcctGGGTCCAGGAAATGACAGTATTCCTGGTCTTTGTTTAAGGTACACTGTCTTGCAAACATAGGCTTATGTATAATGGTAAGC
Protein-coding regions in this window:
- the ADAMTSL4 gene encoding ADAMTS-like protein 4 isoform X7, with the translated sequence MLAPRRAPSTPRCLRSFCDQSAPASPWGSRGGAMENWTGRPWLYLLLLLSLPQLCLDQEVLSGHSLQTPTEEGQGPEGVWGPWVQWASCSQPCGVGVQRRSRTCQLPTVQLHPSLPLPPRPPRHPEALLPRGQGPRPQTSPETLPLYRTQSRGRGGPLRGPASHLGREETQEIRAARRSRLRDPIKPGMFGYGRVPFALPLHRNRRHPRSPPRSELSLISSRGEEAIPSPTPRAEPFSANGSPQTELPPTELSVHTPSPQAEPLSPETAQTEVAPRTRPAPLRHHPRAQASGTEPPSPTHSLGEGGFFRASPQPRRPSSQGWASPQVAGRRPDPFPSVPRGRGQQGQGPWGTGGTPHGPRLEPDPQHPGAWLPLLSNGPHASSLWSLFAPSSPIPRCSGESEQLRACSQAPCPPEQPDPRALQCAAFNSQEFMGQLYQWEPFTEAPLLPLRHAFFLLPGAGSGDSTGVQGSQRCELNCRPRGFRFYVRHTEKVQDGTLCQPGAPDICVAGRCLSPGCDGILGSGRRPDGCGVCGGDDSTCRLVSGNLTDRGGPLGYQKILWIPAGALRLQIAQLRPSSNYLALRGPGGRSIINGNWAVDPPGSYRAGGTVFRYNRPPREEGKGESLSAEGPTTQPVDVYMIFQEENPGVFYQYVISSPPPILENPTPEPPVPQLQPEILRVEPPLAPAPRPARTPGTLQRQVRIPQMPAPPHPRTPLGSPAAYWKRVGHSACSASCGKGVWRPIFLCISRESGEELDERSCAAGARPPASPEPCHGTPCPPYWEAGEWTSCSRSCGPGTQHRQLQCRQEFGGGGSSVPPERCGHLPRPNITQSCQLRLCGHWEVGSPWSQGFIWTPNIEVR
- the ADAMTSL4 gene encoding ADAMTS-like protein 4 isoform X8, which produces MLAPRRAPSTPRCLRSFCDQSAPASPWGSRGGAMENWTGRPWLYLLLLLSLPQLCLDQEVLSGHSLQTPTEEGQGPEGVWGPWVQWASCSQPCGVGVQRRSRTCQLPTVQLHPSLPLPPRPPRHPEALLPRGQGPRPQTSPETLPLYRTQSRGRGGPLRGPASHLGREETQEIRAARRSRLRDPIKPGMFGYGRVPFALPLHRNRRHPRSPPRSELSLISSRGEEAIPSPTPRAEPFSANGSPQTELPPTELSVHTPSPQAEPLSPETAQTEVAPRTRPAPLRHHPRAQASGTEPPSPTHSLGEGGFFRASPQPRRPSSQGWASPQVAGRRPDPFPSVPRGRGQQGQGPWGTGGTPHGPRLEPDPQHPGAWLPLLSNGPHASSLWSLFAPSSPIPRCSGESEQLRACSQAPCPPEQPDPRALQCAAFNSQEFMGQLYQWEPFTEVQGSQRCELNCRPRGFRFYVRHTEKVQDGTLCQPGAPDICVAGRCLSPGCDGILGSGRRPDGCGVCGGDDSTCRLVSGNLTDRGGPLGYQKILWIPAGALRLQIAQLRPSSNYLALRGPGGRSIINGNWAVDPPGSYRAGGTVFRYNRPPREEGKGESLSAEGPTTQPVDVYMIFQEENPGVFYQYVISSPPPILENPTPEPPVPQLQPEILRVEPPLAPAPRPARTPGTLQRQVRIPQMPAPPHPRTPLGSPAAYWKRVGHSACSASCGKGVWRPIFLCISRESGEELDERSCAAGARPPASPEPCHGTPCPPYWEAGEWTSCSRSCGPGTQHRQLQCRQEFGGGGSSVPPERCGHLPRPNITQSCQLRLCGHWEVGSPWSQKLFTNRVSYGPPI